The following proteins are encoded in a genomic region of Leptospira fainei serovar Hurstbridge str. BUT 6:
- a CDS encoding TIGR04388 family protein, translated as MSGTPRTRRQPGPHEVRRRHRPSHEKTFTQNGQDQLLRDSGNLSTKRGDDGRTYIVNQDGNYVNYCDPATSKCGNETIDQFLTSKCGSDLTAAACNGYTTLKYSNVRVDSAGNIQLDEAIYTGDAVGQGDNASNYHFTQRAQHITIGPSPAFLLGHGGGVGNIFDNNPDHHEVDRISETIGASFAGVNNFFANSNYSNAILSKLAGYDALNSANETKASMSASNQAQTAGMVADFVESVFLGGMSTQQWVAHETRNMVQNAYTTFLVNAFHLSPEAASFLAGAYMDHEAYKAAEHNMRALSEVRNVFQALGPLSGLDYIAGDLIYKIGGGLFHAQDMVAISQWRDDKTAVYGLIMTEYGKSQNWPPDTIQLASQLMTDYVRQNDAKNELGMRGQMLSIGRLEGSVRMMEASLEGPLAEAVGFVAEVSARVLQNAHVISKREEKTFDKDMRGVINSLKLVDEKNAITQWHNDQIQAAQYATAQFGKANGWSADEISKMQQVVGSYMKHKESQREFGETSGMFSLGRIEGQLKLALANGHGPMAEVIGAVAKVGLEGARDLHLITGADYKQIEGNVRQDVNAAKLKEYKDAEKNWQQEKIELAKTSVEIYGNQAGWDPAYTQQMEQIVGEYLTRQEAKAELRKLHTTEFALPGIGGLLYLDHVLFKGGIEAMVMKVARGVLVTLADIGKGFGIFSKSDTKSIYHQSKDWSDSVTGAALEAQTQVGLINKSFIKQKERELLFDFIAKAIDPNGSEQEVQNFASLLRSYMDKREAKKQAREERVNEAEQAVELVASAVISFCTAGAGSASLLETIAAIASDVKNVMTFSTEAMDVFQMVRAGAVIADVATQTVIGGEQGGTNGAIAGFVNGILSTATIAGKSPMTGFVSWNTHRNADILMGEDAKAGGWGGGFGYSTGEVSLGVSFAPGSGLDVNVNYNGGYVPKGSFLGIDYSTGSGNYTVNGGYDFNPNGTHHLGLSLSASKDGSSNAGVFYNYGRNDQETKLGPNGEKTTVPSRWNGVMNGGASLTYSNDGSFNLSGQYRGATVASVDFDPNTHKFGSVHGNANFQNELGNNVIQEHAGELKAEGVNHNAEVVGHVLSENGQIKESTVQEMIAQGRGHELLEMYQNYKDSTIKKFGQESWETKFENTAVALKDKYDLDISLKKGESSDGVIENTWTRLKSDVLLSFGVSDTGGVRSDGSKKFEFDSCFVAGTLVRTQTGFKAIEQIRVGDYVLSHNENTGKLSYEKVTETFIHDVPLIHKITYANGTTVETTWNHPFYVKGQGWTQVKDLSPSNRSVTLASIQNTAILSEMNVKQRIPIGTSLSSIRPTASYESDWSDTYAGTLGIRKIEEIRRNDRVYNLEVEGNHSYFVTKAGVLVHNYEVRIKEDRLNNTDTKALTDFSERSKPGADPKYDKFVWGDKTYHKVIENGLVNYERTTPDGLREKLRVTKDGYIQQKLQWGGFVDGKPGGEKVAYFKPNGQEAFVRKENLTVDTGSDKVSYVKPDPTKVKEIQKNLIKDYANKVQEQFNDPKLLSNTKQLSKDVELNAKSDKDVARAKELKTSVAELEKALKTTPKKDVVKIEELNKKISSAKIEMADLYKRVMIPLEMARIERVMERTFAKLKPQGTGEFLRELTSPEFNDQFADHKNAGMEIPIRVVIDYLRAQGDSKFTANFDVYKDFSRKIQESEGKLHDMANTLKAFRENPNIDEKTMKILEKDMTKNMDKERKVLAGLESERTGEKQLERIKANHNLIFAKDKSGNYKYSSDEIAKASKSAICRGDSNFMQGIANGKHGWSFGEYYMNKILSGDIEPGKETTKTGIVLDGGRLAGFDKEVARADWMPTGMGFNEANDFGGSPMSVDKTQEIYRTLKPGQVMQVWADTDSKVDGLLNMRSKPGPNHYYEIGMDEAGRPLYLNHTDQAILYSDQNGDTKALRHGSVIPPEAWNSLRIFAVYK; from the coding sequence ATGAGCGGGACTCCGCGAACCCGGAGGCAGCCCGGTCCTCACGAAGTGAGGAGGCGCCATCGTCCATCGCATGAGAAGACGTTTACTCAAAACGGCCAGGATCAGCTACTAAGAGATAGCGGTAACCTATCGACGAAACGAGGTGACGACGGTAGGACGTATATAGTAAACCAAGACGGGAATTACGTTAATTATTGCGACCCAGCGACGAGCAAATGCGGGAACGAGACGATAGACCAATTTTTAACTTCCAAGTGCGGCTCGGATCTTACCGCAGCGGCCTGTAACGGTTATACGACATTAAAATATTCGAATGTACGAGTGGACTCAGCAGGGAATATCCAACTAGACGAGGCTATCTATACAGGGGATGCGGTCGGTCAGGGAGATAACGCATCCAATTATCATTTTACCCAGAGGGCTCAGCATATCACGATCGGGCCGTCGCCCGCGTTCCTGCTCGGTCACGGGGGCGGAGTGGGTAATATCTTCGATAATAATCCGGATCACCATGAGGTGGATCGGATTTCGGAAACCATCGGAGCTAGCTTTGCAGGAGTGAATAATTTCTTTGCGAATAGCAATTATTCGAATGCGATCCTTTCCAAGTTGGCGGGTTACGATGCTCTGAACAGCGCGAACGAGACTAAGGCGTCTATGAGCGCCAGTAACCAGGCTCAAACTGCCGGTATGGTCGCCGATTTTGTAGAAAGCGTATTTTTGGGCGGGATGAGTACCCAGCAATGGGTGGCTCATGAAACCCGTAATATGGTTCAAAACGCATATACCACTTTTCTTGTGAATGCATTTCACTTATCTCCGGAAGCGGCGTCCTTTTTAGCGGGCGCGTATATGGATCACGAGGCATATAAGGCAGCCGAGCATAATATGCGAGCCCTTAGCGAGGTGAGAAACGTCTTCCAAGCTTTGGGACCTTTGAGCGGACTCGATTATATAGCCGGAGATCTGATCTATAAAATTGGCGGAGGGCTATTTCATGCGCAGGATATGGTGGCCATCAGCCAGTGGAGGGATGATAAGACTGCGGTGTACGGCCTCATCATGACCGAATATGGTAAGTCCCAGAACTGGCCACCGGATACGATCCAACTCGCGTCACAATTGATGACGGATTACGTGAGACAAAACGACGCTAAAAACGAACTAGGAATGAGAGGGCAGATGCTATCGATCGGCCGTTTGGAAGGGTCGGTCCGAATGATGGAGGCGTCGCTGGAAGGTCCTCTTGCAGAAGCTGTAGGTTTCGTAGCGGAAGTATCTGCAAGAGTTCTGCAGAACGCACATGTGATCTCGAAGAGAGAAGAGAAGACGTTCGATAAGGACATGAGAGGAGTGATCAACTCACTGAAGTTGGTGGACGAGAAGAATGCGATCACTCAATGGCATAACGACCAAATCCAAGCGGCCCAATATGCGACTGCACAATTTGGCAAGGCGAACGGGTGGTCTGCGGATGAGATCAGTAAGATGCAACAAGTTGTCGGATCTTACATGAAACATAAGGAATCGCAGAGAGAGTTCGGAGAGACGTCGGGAATGTTTTCGTTGGGCCGAATCGAAGGGCAACTGAAATTAGCTCTTGCGAATGGCCATGGACCGATGGCTGAGGTTATCGGAGCGGTCGCTAAGGTAGGGTTAGAGGGTGCGAGAGATCTGCATTTAATCACAGGAGCGGATTACAAGCAGATCGAAGGGAATGTGCGCCAGGACGTGAATGCTGCTAAACTGAAAGAGTATAAAGACGCAGAGAAGAATTGGCAACAGGAGAAAATCGAGTTAGCGAAGACGTCGGTGGAGATCTACGGGAACCAAGCGGGTTGGGACCCGGCGTATACGCAACAGATGGAGCAGATCGTAGGGGAATATCTGACTCGGCAAGAAGCAAAGGCGGAACTGCGTAAATTGCATACGACCGAGTTTGCGCTACCGGGAATCGGTGGATTATTGTATCTGGACCATGTCCTCTTTAAGGGAGGAATCGAAGCGATGGTGATGAAAGTTGCTCGGGGAGTATTAGTCACACTTGCGGATATAGGGAAGGGATTCGGAATCTTTAGTAAATCGGATACTAAGAGTATCTATCATCAATCGAAAGATTGGTCGGATAGCGTGACCGGAGCGGCACTAGAGGCTCAGACACAGGTAGGACTTATTAATAAATCGTTTATTAAACAGAAGGAAAGAGAGTTACTCTTTGATTTTATAGCGAAAGCAATCGATCCGAACGGAAGCGAACAAGAAGTGCAGAACTTTGCGTCCTTGTTGAGATCGTATATGGACAAACGCGAGGCTAAGAAGCAGGCTAGGGAAGAGAGGGTCAACGAAGCGGAACAGGCTGTAGAGCTTGTTGCCTCGGCAGTGATCAGCTTTTGCACGGCAGGGGCAGGGTCTGCAAGTTTACTAGAAACAATTGCCGCGATAGCGAGTGACGTTAAGAATGTTATGACGTTTTCAACAGAGGCAATGGACGTTTTCCAAATGGTTAGGGCCGGGGCCGTGATAGCAGACGTGGCTACGCAAACAGTAATTGGCGGTGAACAGGGCGGAACGAACGGCGCTATTGCAGGATTTGTAAATGGGATTTTATCGACAGCGACTATAGCGGGTAAGTCGCCTATGACTGGCTTCGTATCTTGGAATACGCACCGAAATGCAGATATTCTAATGGGAGAGGATGCAAAAGCAGGCGGCTGGGGGGGCGGGTTCGGATATTCCACCGGTGAAGTTAGTCTTGGAGTCAGTTTTGCACCTGGAAGCGGCCTTGACGTTAACGTAAATTATAATGGTGGATACGTACCAAAAGGATCCTTTCTCGGAATCGATTACAGTACTGGAAGCGGCAATTATACCGTAAACGGCGGATACGATTTCAATCCGAACGGTACCCACCATCTTGGGCTTTCACTTTCTGCGAGTAAAGACGGTTCCTCGAATGCAGGAGTTTTTTATAACTATGGTCGTAACGACCAAGAGACGAAACTCGGACCGAATGGAGAGAAAACTACCGTCCCGAGTCGTTGGAACGGAGTCATGAACGGTGGAGCTTCCCTTACGTATTCGAACGACGGCAGCTTTAATCTGAGCGGGCAATACAGAGGAGCGACTGTGGCCTCTGTCGACTTTGACCCGAATACTCATAAGTTCGGATCAGTACACGGGAATGCGAACTTCCAGAATGAATTGGGCAATAACGTAATCCAAGAACATGCGGGAGAGTTGAAGGCCGAAGGAGTGAACCATAACGCGGAAGTAGTGGGTCACGTGTTGTCTGAGAATGGTCAGATCAAGGAATCTACGGTGCAAGAGATGATCGCACAAGGTAGAGGACATGAATTACTCGAGATGTATCAGAACTATAAGGATAGTACGATCAAGAAGTTCGGCCAGGAGTCTTGGGAGACGAAGTTTGAGAATACTGCGGTAGCGCTGAAAGATAAATATGATCTTGATATTAGCCTTAAAAAAGGAGAGTCGTCGGACGGAGTCATCGAGAATACATGGACCCGTTTGAAATCGGACGTATTACTTTCGTTTGGAGTATCGGATACGGGGGGTGTCCGAAGTGACGGAAGTAAGAAGTTTGAATTCGACTCTTGCTTTGTAGCCGGTACGCTAGTAAGAACTCAAACCGGGTTTAAAGCAATCGAGCAGATCCGAGTGGGAGATTACGTATTATCTCACAATGAGAATACGGGTAAGCTATCATATGAGAAAGTCACAGAGACGTTTATCCATGATGTACCTTTAATCCATAAGATCACATATGCAAACGGAACAACAGTAGAGACTACGTGGAACCATCCTTTCTATGTAAAGGGACAAGGTTGGACTCAAGTGAAGGATTTGTCACCATCGAATCGATCTGTGACACTTGCCAGTATCCAGAATACAGCGATACTATCCGAGATGAATGTAAAACAACGAATACCGATTGGAACATCATTGTCGTCGATCCGTCCTACGGCAAGCTATGAATCTGATTGGTCGGATACGTATGCGGGTACGTTAGGGATCCGTAAGATAGAAGAGATCCGTAGGAATGATCGAGTGTATAACCTCGAGGTAGAGGGTAACCACAGTTATTTTGTAACGAAGGCCGGGGTGCTGGTGCATAATTATGAGGTCAGAATTAAAGAAGATAGATTAAATAATACCGATACAAAAGCGTTAACCGATTTTAGCGAAAGAAGTAAGCCAGGCGCGGATCCTAAATACGATAAATTTGTCTGGGGTGATAAGACTTATCATAAAGTTATTGAAAACGGTTTAGTGAATTATGAAAGAACCACTCCAGATGGATTGAGGGAAAAACTTCGTGTAACTAAAGACGGATATATTCAGCAAAAACTTCAGTGGGGAGGATTTGTCGATGGTAAACCTGGAGGTGAAAAAGTAGCGTATTTCAAACCTAACGGTCAAGAGGCATTTGTCAGAAAGGAAAATTTAACGGTCGATACCGGTTCAGATAAAGTATCGTACGTAAAACCGGATCCGACTAAGGTTAAAGAGATTCAAAAGAATTTGATTAAAGACTATGCTAATAAAGTTCAGGAGCAATTTAACGATCCTAAGCTTTTATCTAATACAAAGCAATTATCGAAAGATGTCGAATTGAATGCTAAGAGCGACAAAGATGTGGCAAGAGCCAAAGAGCTAAAAACATCCGTTGCTGAATTGGAGAAAGCATTAAAAACAACCCCGAAGAAAGATGTCGTTAAAATAGAAGAACTAAATAAGAAAATCAGTTCAGCAAAGATTGAAATGGCAGATCTTTATAAGAGGGTCATGATCCCGCTAGAGATGGCAAGGATCGAGAGAGTAATGGAAAGGACTTTTGCAAAGCTTAAGCCGCAAGGTACGGGTGAATTCTTAAGAGAATTAACTTCTCCAGAATTTAATGATCAATTTGCGGATCATAAAAATGCAGGAATGGAAATTCCGATCAGAGTCGTAATTGACTATCTTCGTGCTCAAGGTGATTCAAAATTTACTGCTAACTTTGATGTCTACAAAGATTTTAGTAGAAAGATACAAGAATCTGAAGGTAAGCTTCACGACATGGCAAATACATTGAAAGCATTCCGAGAGAATCCAAATATTGATGAGAAAACCATGAAAATTCTCGAGAAAGATATGACTAAGAATATGGATAAAGAGCGGAAGGTCCTCGCAGGTTTAGAATCTGAGCGAACAGGGGAAAAACAGTTAGAAAGGATTAAAGCAAATCATAATCTAATCTTTGCGAAAGATAAATCGGGAAATTATAAATATAGTTCCGATGAAATTGCAAAAGCGAGCAAGTCGGCAATATGTCGTGGTGACTCTAATTTTATGCAGGGCATAGCGAATGGGAAACACGGGTGGTCATTCGGGGAATACTATATGAATAAGATCCTGTCAGGTGATATTGAACCTGGAAAAGAGACGACTAAAACTGGAATTGTGCTTGATGGGGGTAGGCTTGCAGGTTTCGATAAGGAAGTTGCGAGAGCTGACTGGATGCCGACTGGAATGGGATTTAATGAAGCGAATGATTTTGGGGGTTCTCCGATGTCTGTTGATAAAACCCAAGAGATCTATAGAACCTTAAAGCCAGGTCAAGTAATGCAAGTCTGGGCCGATACTGATAGTAAGGTCGACGGCCTTTTGAATATGAGGAGTAAACCCGGACCCAATCATTATTATGAAATTGGAATGGATGAGGCCGGCAGGCCCTTATATTTAAATCATACGGATCAAGCTATACTCTACTCGGATCAAAATGGAGATACGAAGGCATTGAGACATGGATCAGTGATTCCGCCGGAAGCATGGAATTCACTAAGAATATTCGCAGTTTATAAATAG